AGTACTCGCGCCTGGTGCGGTCCGCCGCCGAAGGCGCGACGACCGGCTGATCCGCGTCGGCCTCCGGCTTCCGACGTCGCCACCAGACCATCAGAAGGAATCTCATGACTGCTGACACCGTCTCGGCTGTGCCGAGGCCCCCCGCACCCAAGTCGGCCGCGCCGGAGATCACAGGCGCCGAGGCCGTGGTCCGTACGCTCGAGCTCCTCGGCATCACCGATGTCTTCGGGCTTCCCGGCGGCGCCATCCTCCCCGTCTACGACCCGCTCATGGACGCGAAGGACCTCCGTCACATCCTCGTCCGCCACGAGCAGGGAGCCGGGCACGCCGCAGAGGGGTACGCCTCCTCCTCCGGCAAGGTCGGCGTCTGCATCGCGACCTCGGGCCCCGGGGCCACGAACCTCGTCACCGCGATCGCCGACGCGTACATGGACTCCGTGCCGTTGCTGGCCATCACCGGGCAGGTGTTCTCGACCCTCATGGGGACGGACGCCTTCCAGGAGGCGGACATCGTCGGCATCACGATGCCGGTGACCAAGCACTCCTTCCTCGTGAAGGACGCGTCCGAGATCCCCGGTGCCATCGCGGCCGCCTACGAGATCGCCTCCACGGGGCGTCCCGGACCGGTTCTGGTCGACATCACCAAGGACGCCCAGCAGGCGATCGCGCCGTTCATCTGGCCCGCCAAGATCGACCTGCCCGGCTACCGACCGGTGACCAAGGCGCACGGCAAGCAGATCCAGGCCGCGGCCGCTCTTCTCGCCGACGCCAAGAAGCCCGTGCTCTACGTGGGCGGCGGTGTGATCCGCGGCCGCGCGTCGAAGGAGCTGCTCGCGCTGGCCGAGACGACCAACGCACCGGTCGTCACGACCCTGATGGCCCGCGGCGCCTTCCCGGACTCCCACCAGCAGCACCTCGGCATGCCGGGAATGCACGGCACGGTCCCGGCCGTGCTGGCGCTGCAGGAAGCAGACCTCATCGTGTCGCTCGGCGCGCGGTTCGACGACCGCGTGACGGGCAAGGCCGCGCTGTTCGCACCGAACGCGAAGGTCGTGCACGTCGACATCGACCCCGCCGAGATCTCGAAGATCCGCATGGCCGACGTCCCGATCGTGGGCGACGTCCGCGACGTGATGGTCGACCTCGAGTCCGCCTTCCGCACCGCGACGAGCACGACGACTCCCGACACCGAGGAGTGGTGGTCGTACCTCGACGGGCTGCGCACCGAGTTCCCGCTCGGGTATGCGCCGACCACCGACGGTCTGCTGGCACCCCAGCACGTGATCCAGCGCATCGGAGAGCTCACGGGGCCCGAGGGGATCTACGCGGCCGGCGTCGGTCAGCACCAGATGTGGGCGGCCCAGTTCATCAAGTACGAGCGCCCCAACTCCTGGCTGAACTCCGGGGGAGCGGGCACGATGGGCTACTCGGTTCCCGCGGCCATGGGCGCCAAGGTCGCCGAGCCCCACCGCACGGTGTGGGCGATCGACGGCGACGGATGCTTCCAGATGACCAATCAGGAACTCGCGACCTGCGCGATCAACAACATCCCGATCAAGGTCGCGATCATCAACAACTCCTCGCTGGGCATGGTGCGCCAGTGGCAGACGCTGTTCTACGACGGCCGTCACTCGAACACCGATCTGAACACGGGCCACGGCACCGTGCGCATCCCCGACTTCGTGAAGCTGGCCGAGGCCTACGGCTGCCTCGCGATCCGGGTGGAGAAGGAGGAGGAGGTGGACGCCGCGATCACGCTCGCCCTCGAGACGAACGATCGTCCGGTGGTCATCGACTTCGTGGTCAGCGCCGACTCCATGGTGTGGCCGATGGTTCCGCAGGGCGTCAGCAACAGCTACGTCCAGTACGCCCGCGAGCACGCGCCCGCCTTCGACGAGGAGGACTGACCATGTCGACTCACGTGCTGAGCCTCCTCGTGGAGAACACCCCGGGTCTGCTGACCCGTGTCGCAGGGCTCTTCGCCCGTCGCGGCTTCAACATCGACTCGCTCGCGGTGGGCGTCACCGAGGTGCCCGGCATCTCGCGCATCACGGTGGTCGTCGACCTCGATGAGCTGCCCCTCGAGCAGGTGACCAAGCAGCTCAACAAGCTGATCAACGTCATCAAGATCGTCGAGCTCGACTTCCCGACGTCCGTGCAGCGCGAGCACATGCTCGTCAAGGTGCGCACCGACAACGCGACGCGGTCGAACGTCATCGAGGTGGCGAACCTGTTCCGCGCCTCCGTCGTGGACTACGCATCCGATGCGCTCGTGATCGAGGTCACCGGCGATCGGGGCAAGGTCGATGCGCTGCTGCGGGCCCTCGAGCCTTTCGGCATCAAGGAGATCGCCCAGTCGGGGCTCCTCGCGATCGGTCGCGGCGGCAAGAGCATCACCGAGCGCGTCCTGCGCGGCTGATCAGACATCACACACGTACACGAACACCCAATCAAGGAGAGAAACCAGTGAGCACCGAGATCTTCTACGACGCAGACGCCGATCTGTCGATCATCCAGGGCAAGAAGGTCGCGATCGTCGGCTACGGCTCGCAGGGTCACGCGCACGCGCAGAACCTTCGCGACTCGGGCGTCGAGGTCGCGATCGCCCTCAAGGAGGGCTCGAAGTCGGCGCCGAAGGCGGAGGAGGCCGGTTTCGCGGTCAAGACCGTCGCGGAGGCGACCCAGTGGGCCGACCTCATCATGATCCTCGCGCCCGACCAGCACCAGCGCACGATCTACAGCGAGTCGATCGCCCCGAACCTGGCCGAGGGCAAGACCCTCGCGTTCGCGCACGGATTCAACATCCGCTTCGGCTACATCGACGCCCCCGAGGGCGTCGACGTGATCCTCGTCGCTCCGAAGGCTCCCGGCCACACGGTTCGTCGCGAGTTCGTCGCCGGCCGTGGCATCCCCGACATCATCGCGGTCGAGCGCGACGCCTCGGGCAACGCCTGGGCGACCGCGCTGTCGTACGCGAAGGCGATCGGCGGCACCCGTGCGGGTGTCATCAAGACCACCTTCACCGAAGAGACCGAGACCGACCTGTTCGGCGAGCAGGCCGTGCTGTGCGGTGGCGTCAGCCACCTCGTGCAGGCCGGCTTCGAGACGCTGACCGAGGCGGGCTACCAGCCGCAGATCGCGTACTTCGAGGTGCTGCACGAGCTGAAGCTCATCGTCGACCTCATGTGGGAGGGCGGCATCGCCAAGCAGCGCTGGTCGGTCTCCGACACGGCCGAGTACGGCGACTACGTCTCCGGTCCGCGCGTCGTCACCCCCGAGGTCAAGGAGTCGATGAAGGCGATCCTCGCCGACATCCAGAACGGCGCCTTCGCCAAGCGCTTCATCGACGACCAGGACAACGGCGCGGAGGAGTTCCTCGCGCTGCGTGCCAAGGAGGAGACGCACCCCATCGAGGCCACCGGCAAGGAGCTCCGCTCGCTCTTCGCCTGGAAGCAGCAGGATGAGGATTACGTCGACGGCAGCGCCGCACGCTGATCCGACGACTCACGCACGACAGAACGGGCATCCCTTCGGGGGTGCCCGTTCTGTCGTCCGCACGACCGCGTCCGGCGGTGCTACTCGGCCGGAGCGTCGTCGATCACGGGAGGCGCGTCTTCCCCGTTCGTCCACACGGGCGCCGGGAGGACGGTGTCCACCGCCCCGCCCTGGATCTCGCGCAGTGCATCTTCGATCTCGTCGGCGTTCTGCGGCACGGCGAGTCCGCAGGCCTTCAGCTCGGAGGCGAATTTGAGCGTCAGGCGGATCTTGCCCGCCTCCACCGCCTGCGCGGTCGTTCCGGTGCGCTTCTCGCTTCCGGTCTGGATGTCGGAGACGCTGTCGCACACGTGGTAGACCGATCCGCCGTCGACCCAGACCACCTCGTCCTCGCCGAGCAGCTGGATCACCGCCGACTGATCGGCCGTGTACTTCTCGACCGACGGCGGCGAGAAGTCGACGCCGATCACCGCGGCGATCACGGCGAGCACGATGCCGACGATGCCTGCCGTGGCCTTCTGGCCCTTGTCCATGTCCTTGTTCAGGAAGATGAGGATGATCAGCGGCAGGAAGGCGATGATCGCGATGATCGCGCCGAGCTGGTTCTGCACGAAGAACCGCAGGGTCTCCGCCCGACGCGCAGGGTCGAGGCGGTTCGCCTTCTTCCAGAGGATCGAGCCGGTGATCGCGAGTGCGGCGATCACGACGAGCAGCACGAGGAGTGCGATGAAGGCCCACTGCGGGAACTGCGCGGTGGCGCCCTGCGCCTCGAGGAGTCCCGTGTCGGGATCGCGCACGAGAGTCCCGTCGGCACCGACGAACTCGCGCTGACGCAGGAGCCAGAAGATGGCCACCGCTTCCGCCGCGATCGCGAGAACCCAGACGGCGACGGCGATCCAGCGGTAGGTGGTCGCCGTCGACCGCGCCGCGGCGGTCGGCATCCATCCGGCGGACGGATCCCGGACCTGGTCGGTCGGGTCCGACGACTCGTCACTCTTGCTCTGCTCGGCCACGGTGATCCCTCCGGACGCGGGCCCCGGTGGCCCGGATGCCCTGAGCATAGTGGACGACGTGTTCTACGCTGGGGGCATGAATTCCGATTCCGACGATGCGCTGAGCTGGGATGGCGATGAGGGCAGTGCTCGTGGGGAGCCTGTTCGGAAGAAGCCCGCGCGGACGCCCTCGGGGTCTGCTGCGACTGCGTCGAGCGAGCGCCCCGCCGACGACCCCACCTTGCCCGAGGGATGGAATGCCGTCGGCAGGGGGAGCGCCGACGTCGGGCGCCCCCAGAACGAGGACGAAGACGAGCGTCCAGCGCTCAGCACGGGGATGCTCCTGACTCTCGGAGTCATCGGCGGCGTCTACCTGCTCTACAGCATCGGATGGGTCGTGGGCGGCATGAGGCTCAAGCCTCTCGCCAATCTGATCGTCGCCGATGCCATGTACGTGCCGTGGTTCGTGCTCGCCGTCGCCGCCCCCGCGCTGTGGTTCCTCGCCGTGTGGGTGCTGACCCGCGCGAGGGCAGGCTGGATCCGCGTCGCGCTCCTGCTCCTCGGGGTCGTGCTTCTCGTGCCCTGGCCCTTCGTGACCGTGGGGGTGATCGGATCATGACCGCGCAGCAGATCGACGCGCCGCGTTCCTCGCCGTCGCCGAAGTGGCTCAGCGCTCTCGTGCTGGGACTGGCGGGCCTCTTCTACGCCTACGCGATCTGGAACGCCGTGGCGCATCTCGTCTCGATGGCGCAGAGCGGACTCACCGGCGTCGGCTGGCTGACGCTGGGCTTCGGAGTGGTCTTCCCGGCGCTCGTGTTCGTGTTCGCCTACGTGATCGGCAGGCGCCGCCGCGCCGCAGAGCTCGGTCTCGTCCTGCTCGCGGGTCTGGGCGTGGTGGCGGTGTTCTGGCTGAGCCTGATCGGCTACAGCATCCTCAACATGTCGGATCTGGTGACGGTCGCCCCCTGACCGCCCCCGTCATACGGCACGGAGCAGCCGGAGCCCTCGGGTACAGTTGACGTGATCGCGCCCCCATGGTGTGCGGCGCATCGGCCCCCTGTCGCGCTGCCCCGAAGGATCCCTGTGCCGAAGCCCGTCGTGCTCATCGCCGAAGTTCTCTCTCCTGCCACCATCGAGGCCCTCGGTCCCGACTTCGACGTGCGCAACGTCGACGGCACCGACCGCGAGGCGCTGTTCGCCGCGCTCGCCGACGCCCATGCCGTGCTCATCCGGTCGGCGACGCAGATCGACGAGGAGGCGCTGACCCATGCGCCGAACCTCAAGGTCGTCGCCCGCGCGGGTGTCGGCCTCGACAACGTCGACATCAAGGCCGCGACAACCGCGGGCGTCATGGTGGTCAACGCCCCGACCTCCAACATCGTCTCGGCCGCCGAGCTCACCGTGGGACACATCCTCAGCCTCGCCCGCCGCATCCCTGCCGCGCACGCGTCGCTCGCGGCCGGCGACTGGAAGCGCAGCTCCTTCACGGGCGCCGAGCTCTTCGAGAAGACCGTCGGCATCGTCGGCCTCGGTCGCATCGGCGCTCTCGTCGCGGCCCGTCTCGCCGCGTTCGACATGCGTGTCGTCGCCTATGACCCCTACGTCACGTCGGCGCGCGCGCAGCAGCTGGGCGTCCAGCTGCTGTCGCTCGACGAGCTCGTCGCCGAGTCCGACTTCCTGACGATCCACATGCCGAAGACCCCCGAGACCACCGGCATGATCGGTGCCGAGCAGTTCGCAGCCATGAAGCCGACCGCGTTCGTCGTCAACGTCGCTCGCGGCGGGCTGATCGATGAGGAGGCGCTGCACGCAGCCCTCGTCGCGGGCGAGATCGCCGGCGCGGGTCTCGACGTGTTCACCTCCGAGCCCCCGGCCGAGGGCGGCACGGCGCGTCCGCTGCTCGACCTGCCGAACGTGGTCGTCACTCCGCACCTCGGAGCCAGCACGGAGGAGGCACAGGAGAAGGCCGGCGTGTCCGTCGCCCGCTCGGTGCGTCTGGCCCTGGGCGGCGACCTCGTGCCGGATGCCGTCAACGTCGCCGGCGGCGTGATCGACCCCTACGTCCGCCCCGGCATCTCGCTCGTCGAGAAGCTCGGACAGATCTTCGCCGCCCTCTCGACCTCGCCGCTCACGAGCCTCGACGTCGAGGTGCACGGCGAGCTGAACGAGTATGACGTCAGCGTGCTCAAGCTCGCGGCCCTCAAGGGCGTCTTCACGAACATCGTGAGCGAGACGGTCTCATACGTCAACGCGCCTCTGCTCGCCGAGCAGCGCGGCATCGCCGTGCGTCTGCTGAAGGACGACGTGAGCGACGAGTACCGCAACGTGATCACCCTCAGCGGAGCGCTGTCTGACGGGTCGCAGCTCTCGGTCTCCGGCACCCTGACAGGTCCGAAGCAGTCCGAGAAGCTGGTCGCCATCAACGACCACGCGCTCGAGCTGCCGATCGAGAAGCACCACGTCGTGATGCTCTACACCGATCGTCCGGGAATCGTCGCCGTGTACGGGCAGAAGTTCGGTGAGGCCGGCATCAACATCGCCGGCATGCAGATCTCGCGCCTCGGTGCGGGAGACCAGGCGCTCAGCGTCCTCACGCTGGATTCGCCCGTCTCAGACGAGCTGCTCGACGACGTGCGCGACTCGATCGACGCCGACCTGTTCCGTCAGATCGAGATCACCGAGGTCTGAGCGGGGGAGTCCCTGCATCAGCGGAGCGGGAGGGCGGCCGAGAGGCGGCCTTCCCGCTCTCTGCGTGTGAGGCCGTGCGTCAGGGTGCCGTCGCGCGCAGCACGAGCGCGATCAGGTCGGAGAGCTCGTCGCTGCGGGGGACCAGTCGTTCCGGTCCGTGCACGTCGAGCGAGTTGTTGAAGTAGAGGCCGTCGCTCAGCAGCATGACGAGGTCGAGGCTCGCCGCATCCCGCACATGGGGACGGATGGTGTCCTCCCATCGGTCGCGATTCCTGCGCAGCGCGTCGGCGGCCGGGGCCGAGCCGCCCTGGGCGAGCCTGGTCGCGGCGATCAGGGCGCGATCCAGTGCGTCGTCCTCCATCACGGACGTGCGCACGTAGTACGCGACGGGTCCCTCTTCGGCTGTCGTCATCCGCTCGAGGTCGGTGGTGGTGAGGGCGTCGAGTCGCTCCAGCAGGCCTGCGGCCAGATCGTCCTTCGAGGCGAAATGGTAGAGCAGGCCACCCTTCGAGACCCCGGCGGCGCGGGCGGTGGCCTCGAGCGTCGCGGCGCGTTCGCCGTCTTCGATCACGATCGACTCGAATGCGTCCAGCACACGTTCGCGGGCCAGGGGCGGTCGGGGCATGGGGGTCCTCTGTTCGTCGTCCTTCACCGTAACGCGTGGAGATGACGATTCTGTTACTATACCATCTGGACGGTTTAGTAATCAGGCCGTCACGTTCCTGAGAGGTGTTCCATGTCCCGCACTGCGTCGATCCCGATGACAGAGACGGATGCCCCCCGCGTCGGGGCCCGCGGCTGGGCCGCGCTCGTAGTCCTGATGCTGCCTGTGCTCCTCGTGTCGGTCGACAACACGGTGCTGAGCTTCGCGCTGCCCGAGATCTCGATCGCGCTCGCCCCCACCGGCGCAGAGCAGCTGTGGATCATCGACGTGTACCCGCTCGTCCTCGCGGGGCTCCTCGTCACGATGGGCACGCTGGGGGACCGCTTCGGTCGCCGCAGGATGCTCCTCATCGGCGCCACCGGTTTCGCTGCCGTGTCGGCGCTGGCGGCCTTCGCCCCGACAGCCGGGCTGCTGATCGCGGCCCGCGCGCTGCTCGGCCTCTTCGGCGCCATGCTCATGCCGTCGACGCTGTCGCTGCTGCGGTCGATCTTCCGCAACCGCGACCAGCGGCGACTGGCGATCGCGGTCTGGGCCTCGGCGTTCTCGGCGGGATCGGCCCTCGGCCCGATCGTCGGGGGTTTCCTGCTCGAGCACTTCGACTGGGGCTCCGTGTTCCTCATCGCCGTGCCGGTGCTCATCCCGCTGCTCGTCACCGCTCCGCTGCTGGTGCCCGAGAGCCGTGACCCGAACCCCGGCCGCATCGACCTCGTCAGCATCGTGCTGTCGATGGCCGCGATGATCCCGATCGTCTACGCGATCAAGTCGCTGGCGGTCGACGGTCCCAGCCTCACCGCGGGCGCCTGGGCGCTGCTCGGAGTCGTGATGGGCTACCTCTTCGTGCGGCGTCAGCTCTCCGCCGACGTGCCGATGCTCGACATGGCCCTCTTCCGTCGCGGGTCGTTCTCCGGAGCGATCCTCGTGAACCTGCTGAGCGTGGTCGCGCTGGTCGGCTTCCTGTACTTCGTGTCGCAGCATCTGCAGCTCGTGCTCGGTCTCTCCCCGATGACCGCGGGTGCCGCGCTCGTGCCCGGAATGCTGGCGATGATCGTGGCGGGCCTCTCGGTGGTGCCGATCTCGCGGCGGGTCCGCCCGCACATCCTCGTGCCGGTGGGGCTCGTGTTCTCGCTGGCCGGATACCTGCTGGTGGCGTTCACGACCTCCGATCACGGCGTCGCGCCGTTGATCATCGCTTTCGTCGTGCTGGGCATCGGGATCGGCGGCGCGGAGACGATCTCGAACGAGCTCATCCTCTCCAGCGCCCCGGCCGAGAAGGCGGGCGCCGCGAGCGCGGTGTCCGAGACGGCCTACGAGCTCGGCGCGGTCCTCGGTACCGCGGTGCTGGGCGGTCTTATCACCGCGTTCTACCGCGGAGCGCTCGTCGTGCCCGCGGGCGTGCCCGCCGACGCCGCGCGCGCCGCCGAGGAGACACTGGCCGGGGCGTACACCGCCGCGCAGGGACTTCCCGATGCTCTCGGGACGGCACTGTGGGAGGCGGCATCCGCGGCGTTCGGCTCCGGAGTGATGGTGACCTCGCTGATCGGTGCCGGCCTGGTCGTGCTGGCCGGCGCGATCGCGGCCGTCACACTGCGCAAGGCCCCCACGCACTGACCAGTACGCTGGGAGGACCGGCCCGCTCGGCATCCGTCCGCGCGCGAGCCGGTCCATCCCGGTGCAAGGAGAGTCATGTCGCGTGTCGTGAAGCTGGCGGTCATCCCCGGCGACGGAATCGGCCCCGAGGTCGTCGCCGAGGCCGAGAAGGTGCTCGACGCGGTGACCGCGTCGTCGGAGGTCACCTTCGACAAGACCCGCTTCTCGCTGGGCGCTGCCCGCTATCTCGAGACGGGCGACACCCTGACGGACGACGACCTGCAGGCGATCGCCGGTCATGACGCGATCCTGCTCGGCGCGGTGGGCGGCACGCCAGGCGACCCGCGCCTCAAGGACGCGAACATCGAGCGCGGACTGCTCCTGAAGCTCCGTTTCACACTCGACCACTACGTGAACCTGCGTCCCTCGAAGCTGTTCGCGGGCGCGCCGGGACCGCTGTCGAACCCCGGCGAGATCGACTTCGTCGTGGTCCGCGAAGGCACCGAGGGGCCCTACGTCGGCAACGGCGGGGCGATCCGCACGGGCACACCGCACGAGGTGGCGAACGAGACCTCCGTCAACACGGCCTTCGGGGTCGAGCGGGTCGTCCGCTACGCGTTCGACCTCGCCGAGCGTCGCGGAAAGAAGGTCACGCTCGTGCACAAGACCAACGTGCTGGTGCACGCCGGGGCGATCTGGCAGCGCATCGTGAACGAGGTCGCCGCCGCGCACCCCGACGTCACGGTCGACTATCTGCACGTGGATGCCGCGACCATCTTCCTCGTCACCGACCCCTCGCGTTTCGACGTCATCGTGACCGACAACCTGTTCGGGGACATCCTCACCGATCTCGCCGGCGCGGTCACCGGGGGGATCGGTCTCGCGGCCTCCGGGAACATCAACCCGGACGGTGCGTTCCCGTCGATGTTCGAACCGGTGCACGGCTCCGCCCCCGACATCGCCGGTCAGCAGAAGGCGGATCCCACCGCGGCGATCCTGTCGGTGGCCCTGCTGCTCGACCATCTCGGCCTCACCGCCGAGGCGGCGCGGGTGAGCGCCGCCGTCGAGACGGACATCGCCACCCGCACGGGTGCGCGCACCACGGCGGACGTCGGCTCCGCGATCACCGCACTGCTCTGAACGACGGGCGTAGGCTGGACCCGCGCGAGGTTGCGCGCCGCACGAGGAATGGATGACGAGATGACGACCATCGATGCCGAGACCGCCACGACTCCGCTGGAGTTCCTGGTCAGGAAGAATCTGAGCGCGGCCACGCCCGCACGCGTCGCCGAGGTCCACGAGGACCCGGGCTTCGGCGTGGTGTTCACCGATCACATGGTCGACATCTGCTGGTCGGTCAAGGGCGGGTGGCATCGTCCGCGCGTGCAGCCGTACGGCCCGATCCCGCTCGACCCCGCAGCCTCCGTGCTGCACTACGGTCAGGAGATCTTCGAGGGCATCAAGGCCTACCGTCACGAGGACGGCTCGATCCACACCTTCCGCCCCGACCGCAACGCCGCACGTCTGCAGGCCAGTGCGCGTCGGCTGGCACTGCCCGAACTGCCCACCGAGTACTTCATCCAGTCGCTCCGCGAGCTCGTCGCGGTGGATGGCCGATGGGTGCCCTCCGGAGCCGACCAGAGCCTCTACCTGCGTCCGTTCATGTTCGCCAAGGAGGCCTTCCTCGGTGTCCGCGCCGCGCAGAAGGTCGCGTACTACGTGATCGCGAGCCCGGCGGGCGCGTACTTCAGCGGCGGCGTGAAGCCCGTGCGCATCTGGCTCTCCGAGGACTACGCCCGGGCAGGCAAGGGCGGCACCGGCAAGGCCAAGACCGGGGGCAACTACGCCTCCAGCCTGCTCGCGCAGAGCGAGGCCAGCGCGAAGGGCTGCGACCAGGTCGTGTTCCTCGACGAGAAGCGCAACGTCGAGGAGCTCGGCGGCATGAACGTGGTGTTCGTGTTCAAGGACGGCCGCATCGTGACCCCCGAGTCCGACAGCATCCTCGACGGGATCACGCGCGATTCCCTGCTGCAGCTCGCCGAGGACCGCGGCTACACGGTCGAGAGACGACCCATCTCGATCGACGAGTGGCGCGAAGGCGTCGCTTCCGGCGACATCGTCGAGGTCTTCGCGTGCGGCACCGCCGCCGTCGTGACGCCGATCGGCGCGCTGGTCGGCGAGGGCTTCGACGAGCCGCAGCCGCTCGGCGAGCTCGCGCTGTCGCTTCGCGAGGAGCTCACCGACATCCAGTACGGTCGCCGCGACGACACCCACGGCTGGCTTCTGCGTCTGGACGCCTGACTTCCGCATCATCCCCGAGACCCCGCCGTGCCCCACGCGCACGGCGGGGTCTCGTCGTCCGTGCGGCTGGCTAGGCTGGTCATATGAAGATCGCCCGTTTCAGCCACGACGACGCCATCCTGTTCGGGATCGTCGACGACACCGACCTCGTCGTCCTCTCGGGCGACCCCCTCTTCGCCGGGTACGAGCCCACGGGAGACCGCGTGCCGATCGCGGATGCGGTGATCCTCGCCCCGGTGATCCCTCGCTCGAAGATCGTGTGCGTCGGCAAGAACTACCATGACCACGCGGCC
The sequence above is a segment of the Microbacterium sp. Root553 genome. Coding sequences within it:
- a CDS encoding acetolactate synthase large subunit, with protein sequence MTADTVSAVPRPPAPKSAAPEITGAEAVVRTLELLGITDVFGLPGGAILPVYDPLMDAKDLRHILVRHEQGAGHAAEGYASSSGKVGVCIATSGPGATNLVTAIADAYMDSVPLLAITGQVFSTLMGTDAFQEADIVGITMPVTKHSFLVKDASEIPGAIAAAYEIASTGRPGPVLVDITKDAQQAIAPFIWPAKIDLPGYRPVTKAHGKQIQAAAALLADAKKPVLYVGGGVIRGRASKELLALAETTNAPVVTTLMARGAFPDSHQQHLGMPGMHGTVPAVLALQEADLIVSLGARFDDRVTGKAALFAPNAKVVHVDIDPAEISKIRMADVPIVGDVRDVMVDLESAFRTATSTTTPDTEEWWSYLDGLRTEFPLGYAPTTDGLLAPQHVIQRIGELTGPEGIYAAGVGQHQMWAAQFIKYERPNSWLNSGGAGTMGYSVPAAMGAKVAEPHRTVWAIDGDGCFQMTNQELATCAINNIPIKVAIINNSSLGMVRQWQTLFYDGRHSNTDLNTGHGTVRIPDFVKLAEAYGCLAIRVEKEEEVDAAITLALETNDRPVVIDFVVSADSMVWPMVPQGVSNSYVQYAREHAPAFDEED
- the ilvN gene encoding acetolactate synthase small subunit, whose translation is MSTHVLSLLVENTPGLLTRVAGLFARRGFNIDSLAVGVTEVPGISRITVVVDLDELPLEQVTKQLNKLINVIKIVELDFPTSVQREHMLVKVRTDNATRSNVIEVANLFRASVVDYASDALVIEVTGDRGKVDALLRALEPFGIKEIAQSGLLAIGRGGKSITERVLRG
- the ilvC gene encoding ketol-acid reductoisomerase → MSTEIFYDADADLSIIQGKKVAIVGYGSQGHAHAQNLRDSGVEVAIALKEGSKSAPKAEEAGFAVKTVAEATQWADLIMILAPDQHQRTIYSESIAPNLAEGKTLAFAHGFNIRFGYIDAPEGVDVILVAPKAPGHTVRREFVAGRGIPDIIAVERDASGNAWATALSYAKAIGGTRAGVIKTTFTEETETDLFGEQAVLCGGVSHLVQAGFETLTEAGYQPQIAYFEVLHELKLIVDLMWEGGIAKQRWSVSDTAEYGDYVSGPRVVTPEVKESMKAILADIQNGAFAKRFIDDQDNGAEEFLALRAKEETHPIEATGKELRSLFAWKQQDEDYVDGSAAR
- the serA gene encoding phosphoglycerate dehydrogenase, with product MPKPVVLIAEVLSPATIEALGPDFDVRNVDGTDREALFAALADAHAVLIRSATQIDEEALTHAPNLKVVARAGVGLDNVDIKAATTAGVMVVNAPTSNIVSAAELTVGHILSLARRIPAAHASLAAGDWKRSSFTGAELFEKTVGIVGLGRIGALVAARLAAFDMRVVAYDPYVTSARAQQLGVQLLSLDELVAESDFLTIHMPKTPETTGMIGAEQFAAMKPTAFVVNVARGGLIDEEALHAALVAGEIAGAGLDVFTSEPPAEGGTARPLLDLPNVVVTPHLGASTEEAQEKAGVSVARSVRLALGGDLVPDAVNVAGGVIDPYVRPGISLVEKLGQIFAALSTSPLTSLDVEVHGELNEYDVSVLKLAALKGVFTNIVSETVSYVNAPLLAEQRGIAVRLLKDDVSDEYRNVITLSGALSDGSQLSVSGTLTGPKQSEKLVAINDHALELPIEKHHVVMLYTDRPGIVAVYGQKFGEAGINIAGMQISRLGAGDQALSVLTLDSPVSDELLDDVRDSIDADLFRQIEITEV
- a CDS encoding TetR/AcrR family transcriptional regulator; translated protein: MPRPPLARERVLDAFESIVIEDGERAATLEATARAAGVSKGGLLYHFASKDDLAAGLLERLDALTTTDLERMTTAEEGPVAYYVRTSVMEDDALDRALIAATRLAQGGSAPAADALRRNRDRWEDTIRPHVRDAASLDLVMLLSDGLYFNNSLDVHGPERLVPRSDELSDLIALVLRATAP
- a CDS encoding MFS transporter gives rise to the protein MSRTASIPMTETDAPRVGARGWAALVVLMLPVLLVSVDNTVLSFALPEISIALAPTGAEQLWIIDVYPLVLAGLLVTMGTLGDRFGRRRMLLIGATGFAAVSALAAFAPTAGLLIAARALLGLFGAMLMPSTLSLLRSIFRNRDQRRLAIAVWASAFSAGSALGPIVGGFLLEHFDWGSVFLIAVPVLIPLLVTAPLLVPESRDPNPGRIDLVSIVLSMAAMIPIVYAIKSLAVDGPSLTAGAWALLGVVMGYLFVRRQLSADVPMLDMALFRRGSFSGAILVNLLSVVALVGFLYFVSQHLQLVLGLSPMTAGAALVPGMLAMIVAGLSVVPISRRVRPHILVPVGLVFSLAGYLLVAFTTSDHGVAPLIIAFVVLGIGIGGAETISNELILSSAPAEKAGAASAVSETAYELGAVLGTAVLGGLITAFYRGALVVPAGVPADAARAAEETLAGAYTAAQGLPDALGTALWEAASAAFGSGVMVTSLIGAGLVVLAGAIAAVTLRKAPTH
- a CDS encoding 3-isopropylmalate dehydrogenase, which produces MSRVVKLAVIPGDGIGPEVVAEAEKVLDAVTASSEVTFDKTRFSLGAARYLETGDTLTDDDLQAIAGHDAILLGAVGGTPGDPRLKDANIERGLLLKLRFTLDHYVNLRPSKLFAGAPGPLSNPGEIDFVVVREGTEGPYVGNGGAIRTGTPHEVANETSVNTAFGVERVVRYAFDLAERRGKKVTLVHKTNVLVHAGAIWQRIVNEVAAAHPDVTVDYLHVDAATIFLVTDPSRFDVIVTDNLFGDILTDLAGAVTGGIGLAASGNINPDGAFPSMFEPVHGSAPDIAGQQKADPTAAILSVALLLDHLGLTAEAARVSAAVETDIATRTGARTTADVGSAITALL
- a CDS encoding branched-chain amino acid aminotransferase, producing the protein MTTIDAETATTPLEFLVRKNLSAATPARVAEVHEDPGFGVVFTDHMVDICWSVKGGWHRPRVQPYGPIPLDPAASVLHYGQEIFEGIKAYRHEDGSIHTFRPDRNAARLQASARRLALPELPTEYFIQSLRELVAVDGRWVPSGADQSLYLRPFMFAKEAFLGVRAAQKVAYYVIASPAGAYFSGGVKPVRIWLSEDYARAGKGGTGKAKTGGNYASSLLAQSEASAKGCDQVVFLDEKRNVEELGGMNVVFVFKDGRIVTPESDSILDGITRDSLLQLAEDRGYTVERRPISIDEWREGVASGDIVEVFACGTAAVVTPIGALVGEGFDEPQPLGELALSLREELTDIQYGRRDDTHGWLLRLDA